One window of the Rufibacter radiotolerans genome contains the following:
- a CDS encoding YqaE/Pmp3 family membrane protein, which translates to MQLKHLLQLVMVLVLGQLLLACSTAEYYRFSAVKPEPYTKSVAKAEPAAVVPGNTASSIETAVAPEPAAVAPQESPLEASAAAPQPVLFETKAPAVAVAPANAASLVAADKAALESAREKFNSLSKEEKKNLTREMKKNIQQSDVSLGLKLVLAILLPPLAVYLHEGIGTRFWVSILLTLLFFLPGVIYALLVVTDSI; encoded by the coding sequence ATGCAGTTGAAACATTTACTCCAATTGGTTATGGTGCTGGTTTTAGGTCAGCTCCTGTTGGCCTGTAGTACTGCAGAGTATTATAGATTCTCCGCCGTAAAGCCAGAGCCCTACACAAAATCAGTAGCCAAAGCCGAGCCCGCCGCCGTAGTGCCTGGCAATACTGCTTCTTCAATAGAAACCGCGGTAGCGCCGGAGCCGGCAGCGGTAGCGCCCCAGGAAAGCCCCTTAGAAGCCAGCGCCGCGGCCCCCCAACCCGTTCTGTTTGAAACCAAGGCACCTGCGGTAGCCGTTGCGCCAGCCAACGCGGCCAGTTTGGTGGCGGCAGACAAGGCAGCCCTGGAAAGCGCCCGTGAAAAATTCAATTCCCTGTCTAAAGAAGAGAAAAAGAACCTGACCAGAGAAATGAAAAAGAACATTCAGCAGAGCGATGTGAGCCTGGGCCTGAAACTGGTATTAGCTATTCTGTTGCCGCCTTTGGCCGTGTACCTGCATGAAGGCATAGGCACCCGTTTCTGGGTCAGTATCTTGCTTACGCTCTTATTCTTTTTGCCAGGAGTAATCTATGCCCTATTAGTGGTTACAGATTCCATCTAA
- a CDS encoding response regulator, with protein MPATQRSNPYYHETGEILVIDDDSSSLFLIQDLLNSLGMGDKVTTATNAADALAVIKSRIGTDKFPELLFLDIKMPGIDGFGFLEQLRHMYYPSHAEPKVVLLSYYGNRMYQERAAEFGVSAYLRKPLTKEKVMDVIDLHTFNN; from the coding sequence ATGCCGGCAACCCAAAGATCAAATCCCTACTATCATGAAACAGGTGAAATCCTGGTGATTGATGATGATTCCTCTAGTCTGTTTCTAATTCAGGACCTACTTAATTCGCTGGGGATGGGCGATAAGGTCACCACGGCTACCAACGCCGCAGATGCCCTGGCGGTGATCAAAAGCCGCATTGGCACAGACAAATTCCCTGAGCTGCTGTTCCTGGACATTAAAATGCCTGGTATTGACGGCTTCGGGTTTCTGGAGCAGTTACGCCACATGTACTATCCCAGCCACGCAGAACCAAAAGTGGTCTTGCTAAGCTATTACGGCAACAGAATGTACCAAGAGCGCGCGGCGGAATTTGGTGTTTCTGCTTATTTACGTAAACCGTTAACCAAAGAAAAGGTTATGGACGTTATTGACCTGCATACGTTCAACAACTAA
- a CDS encoding PAS domain-containing sensor histidine kinase has translation MKNTKAAFYASLVEQAAEAFGQAYFVYQDGQNALQYVNGAFAKMFGVDTEKVLYDATGLVDRVHADDRDFLTEQYHQLQNSLRQSGIEFRIQVPGQPLKWICLNCAIIEMEATRYITGYAEDITKRKEYQSNILKFNSKKNSTLEILSHDLAAPFNNIEGMIKLLEAELKSANPMTLELVGYIKENATKGSDLIRDFVDNEFLESSQVVLHKERVDITQKLGIMMDNYQHVGDTLLEKNFTANLPAEPVFVYLDVMKFMQVLNNLVSNAMKFTREKGTITVSLEPKSDTVLITVADNGIGIPNHLKPYLFDKFTKARREGLRGEKSVGLGMSIIKNIVNLHEGKIWFESEEGKGSSFYVEIPKN, from the coding sequence ATGAAAAATACAAAAGCTGCCTTTTACGCCTCTCTGGTAGAGCAGGCGGCAGAGGCCTTCGGGCAGGCATATTTTGTGTACCAAGATGGGCAAAACGCGCTGCAATACGTGAATGGGGCCTTTGCCAAGATGTTTGGGGTAGACACCGAGAAAGTGCTCTATGACGCCACGGGACTTGTGGACCGGGTGCACGCGGATGACAGAGACTTTCTCACGGAGCAATACCACCAGCTCCAGAACAGCCTAAGGCAAAGCGGCATTGAGTTCAGGATTCAGGTGCCGGGCCAGCCACTTAAATGGATCTGCCTCAACTGCGCAATTATAGAAATGGAGGCCACCCGCTATATTACGGGGTATGCCGAAGACATTACCAAAAGGAAAGAGTACCAAAGCAACATCCTTAAATTTAATTCAAAGAAAAACTCTACCCTGGAGATTCTTTCCCATGACCTGGCCGCGCCTTTCAACAACATTGAGGGAATGATTAAACTGCTGGAGGCTGAACTGAAGTCGGCGAACCCCATGACCCTGGAGTTGGTGGGCTACATTAAAGAAAACGCCACCAAGGGCTCTGACCTGATCCGTGATTTCGTGGACAATGAGTTTCTGGAGTCCTCACAGGTGGTGCTGCACAAGGAGCGGGTAGACATCACGCAGAAACTGGGCATCATGATGGACAATTACCAGCACGTGGGTGACACGCTGCTGGAGAAAAACTTTACCGCCAACCTGCCCGCTGAACCCGTGTTTGTATACCTGGACGTCATGAAATTCATGCAGGTATTAAACAACCTGGTGTCTAACGCCATGAAATTCACCAGGGAAAAAGGGACCATTACTGTGTCTCTGGAACCCAAGTCTGATACGGTGCTCATTACCGTGGCAGACAACGGGATTGGCATTCCAAATCACCTCAAGCCTTACCTGTTTGACAAGTTCACCAAAGCCCGGCGCGAAGGCCTTCGCGGCGAGAAAAGCGTGGGCCTGGGCATGTCTATCATCAAAAACATTGTGAACCTGCATGAGGGCAAGATCTGGTTTGAGAGCGAAGAAGGCAAAGGATCTTCCTTTTACGTGGAAATCCCTAAAAACTAA